The Clostridioides difficile genome has a segment encoding these proteins:
- a CDS encoding MFS transporter, with translation MTKSLNTFNKNFNLMVLGQIISLFGASILKFALSLYILDITGKAGIFATILAVSSIPIIICSPIGGAIADKFNKRNLMVIFDFSSSLTVLVLALFLFNNKGSILLIGIIMTILSIISTMYQPTVQSSTPILVDSKNLMNANGIVAGVASLTNIAGPVLGGVLYSIIGINAIVIISCISFFLSAIMEIFIQMPFVKQEQSGNIIKSIFNDIKDGIVHMCKENPALLKILFIAMALNLFLTSMLIVGIPYIVKITMGANDTLYGTAQGAVSFSSLVAAMSVGLFSKHLKTSNLYVYLCVCALMFIPMAFSVYPPILETGLAIPFLILVISSMLIFFMTTIISIFVITITQLETPKELLGKVMAILFAGTAIAMPLGQVIYGKLFDLLSDRVYIIAIGAGIVTFFIAIISKLILKDKSAKYNR, from the coding sequence ATGACAAAATCACTAAATACTTTTAATAAAAACTTCAATTTAATGGTATTAGGTCAAATAATTTCGTTGTTTGGTGCCTCAATACTTAAATTCGCTTTATCCTTATACATACTTGATATAACTGGAAAAGCAGGAATATTTGCTACAATACTTGCAGTATCTTCAATTCCAATTATAATTTGTTCCCCTATTGGTGGAGCTATTGCAGATAAATTTAATAAAAGAAATCTAATGGTTATTTTCGATTTTTCAAGTAGTTTAACTGTTTTAGTCTTAGCATTATTTTTATTTAACAATAAAGGTTCAATACTGCTTATAGGAATTATCATGACCATACTTTCAATAATAAGTACGATGTATCAACCCACCGTTCAGTCAAGTACACCCATCCTAGTTGATAGTAAAAATTTAATGAATGCAAATGGTATCGTAGCTGGAGTTGCATCTCTTACAAATATCGCTGGACCTGTACTAGGTGGTGTTTTATACAGCATTATTGGAATTAATGCTATTGTAATTATCAGTTGCATAAGCTTCTTTTTATCAGCGATTATGGAAATATTTATTCAAATGCCTTTTGTTAAGCAAGAACAGTCTGGTAATATCATAAAATCTATTTTTAATGATATAAAAGATGGTATTGTACACATGTGTAAAGAAAATCCTGCTCTATTAAAAATATTATTTATAGCAATGGCATTAAACCTCTTTTTAACTTCAATGCTAATTGTAGGTATCCCTTATATAGTAAAAATAACGATGGGTGCTAATGACACCTTATATGGTACAGCACAAGGAGCAGTATCATTTAGTTCACTAGTAGCTGCCATGAGTGTTGGCTTATTCTCTAAACACCTAAAAACTAGTAATTTATACGTATATCTTTGTGTATGTGCACTGATGTTTATTCCAATGGCATTTTCAGTATATCCGCCTATTTTAGAAACCGGATTGGCAATCCCATTTTTAATACTTGTAATATCATCTATGTTAATATTTTTCATGACAACAATTATCTCAATATTTGTCATAACAATCACTCAATTAGAAACCCCAAAAGAACTGTTAGGAAAAGTAATGGCAATACTTTTTGCAGGAACAGCAATTGCAATGCCTCTTGGTCAGGTCATTTATGGTAAACTTTTTGATTTGTTATCAGATAGAGTTTACATTATTGCCATAGGAGCTGGTATAGTTACATTCTTTATAGCAATTATTTCAAAACTAATATTAAAAGACAAAAGTGCTAAGTACAACAGATAA
- a CDS encoding hydrolase, whose translation MSYMPNLEQAWEILKKYNKEEFHIRHAQIVSGVMRYYAKEYDPERVEFWEIVGLLHDLDFEMYPEEHCVKQRELMTELDLDKSIIDSTISHGYGLTGSDVKPEQFMEKVLFAVDELTGLIGAAAIMRPSKSVSDLELKSVKKKFKDKSFAAGCSRDVIRSGAELLDWELDKLIQTTIEAMRSLIPEMEI comes from the coding sequence ATGAGTTACATGCCAAATTTAGAACAAGCATGGGAAATCTTAAAAAAATACAATAAGGAAGAATTTCATATAAGACACGCTCAAATTGTATCTGGAGTTATGAGATATTATGCAAAAGAATATGACCCAGAAAGAGTAGAATTTTGGGAAATCGTTGGACTTTTACATGATTTAGACTTTGAGATGTATCCTGAAGAACATTGTGTTAAGCAAAGAGAATTAATGACTGAACTTGATTTAGATAAGTCAATAATCGATTCTACTATAAGTCATGGATATGGATTGACTGGCTCAGATGTTAAGCCAGAACAATTTATGGAAAAAGTTTTATTTGCTGTAGATGAACTTACTGGATTAATTGGTGCTGCTGCAATAATGCGCCCTTCAAAAAGTGTATCTGATTTAGAATTAAAATCTGTTAAAAAGAAATTTAAAGATAAATCTTTTGCTGCTGGCTGTTCTAGAGATGTTATAAGAAGTGGTGCAGAATTGCTTGATTGGGAACTTGACAAACTTATACAAACAACTATAGAGGCTATGAGAAGCCTAATTCCAGAAATGGAAATATAG